The following DNA comes from Pseudomonadota bacterium.
CTTCGTAAGGCTCCCCGCCTTCTATTTCTGCCTTTTCTTTGGCCTTCTCGTACAAAACGGAAAAATCCGGATTTTCACGCAACGGAGACAACCACTTGTACTTCCAGTAAGCTGTAAGCTTTTCGCCTTTTTTAATATAGTATTCAGGGACATTGTTGATGAGCTCTATAAGCCGTTTTTTCAAGAGAGTACCGAAAGCAACGTTGTGATGATCAAGAACATCCTGCAATTCCACTTCAAAATCAGGCTCTTCCAATGCAGTAGGAATCAGATTGAAAAATTTATCCAGTAACTCAACATAATCAGCCCAGAATTTATCCACGCAAAGCAGAACAAAACGTCCGAAGATCGGGAACGGATATTTGTCGCTTAGGAACGCATTCAAAACCTGTTCGCCTTCGGCTCGACTTGCCCCGCACTTAGCAAGTAAAACATCGCGCAGGGCCGTGGTCAGGACTTCCTTGGCATTATCGCCATATTCCGGCCCTTCTGCTAATGAACCGCACCAGATGTGGGAATAATCGGAATGAAGACCGTCAAAAATATTTCCTATCTCTTTCTCGAAATCTTTGGCCTTCACCCATTCGATATTTTGAGAAAGATTTTTTCTAATTTCTTGCATGAAACCATTAATGGTAAATGCCTTGAAGGTGAATTGCTCCAGTTTAACCTGAGGTTCAGTATTGTAAAGATAAAAATCCCCAGACTCATCATCGGACGTCACTTCTTTGAGTTGATCCTCCGTAAACTGTGTTACAATACAATTATATTGGCCTTCTTCGAACTCTATTGCTCCGGCTTTTATTCCCTCCGCCAGGACTCTTGATACATCGATTCGATAAGCATCCCCACCAATTCTGATATTCGAATAATGACGCTTTTGTTCATATTTCAAGGCCTTTCTCAGCTGATCCGCAACAGCCAAAATAGCATTTACAGAGCATCTCTGACCGATCAGTTGATGGTTCTTGCGGAAAGTAGCACGCACCCAATAAGAATGCCACGCCAATACAGCGTCTTGCCGGCCGATAGAAATAGAGGGCTTATCTCCGGCCTTTATTCTTGTGATCGTGCCGATGATAGCTTCAGCATATTCAACACCGAAAGTGTCGTTCAGAAATTTCGGCAGAAGCTTTTCACCAATATCGCTGATAGCCAAGTCGTTGCCCATAGCGTGATCAGTCCACACTGAAAGCCATTCATTAAAGTTTTCCAGGCTTAAACTATCCCGGATAATACTGACCTGAATATTGTTTAAGATTTTTACACAGTACCACCAAATGTGATAGTTGTTGATTCGTTGCCTGCTTTGGGAGAAATGCACAATACTCTCAATTATATTTATCAGCTCCTTGCCGTATGGTGGATTCTGATCGACTTGCCCGGAGATGCGGTCCAGATAATCGAGAACATTCCAAAAAAAGGCATTCCCTGCTTGGTCATATGAAATCTTCTCTGGAAGGAAATAACCTTCTGCAGATAAATATTTGAACCACTGCAAGTTATGCACATTCTTAAAGAAATAGTTAGACAGTTCAATGTTTGTCTTTAATAGACCGATGGTATGCTCGGCAACGCCGTCGGTTATCTGAGGTTCATTAATTGCGCTGTCAAGTTGACTTATCTGTACATAAAATTGTTGTTCCATGTCAGACTCCTTCATCACCGAGGCATTTGCATTGCCATTTCCTCGCTGCCAACCTTTGTTCCGCCATAAATTGAATCAATCCATCCGCCCAAGATCTGGACAAAGTCATTTCTATGTCCAGATTGGATAACCTGTGTGGCATATTTATGAAAGCCGTTATCCATCGAGCGTACTCCCGTCTTGTCCAGGCAAAGCAACCCGGGCAGGCGGCTCAATCAAAGAGTTTATTTTCTTGAGAAAATGAAGGAATTCATCAAACCCTTCGTTTTCAATGCTGTATCGAACAACGGTAATCCCATAATGCTTGAGATCGTTTTCGACCACGTCATTGTCTGCCTTATTTCTTTCGCTTTCTTCCATCACAAAAATATATTGCCTACCAGACCCCTTGACCTTTGCAATTTGGTCTAAGATCTCCTTATCACTTAGGCTATATCCTATAAACAATACATCAAACCTTTGAAAAACCTCCTGGATAAAGTCTACAAATCGGGGATTCCGCTGGTAGTAATTGTCATACTCGTCTCTAGTTATGATCCACGATTGAGGATCAGTAACAATACCGTGTAAATATATCAAGCAAGGGACCGAAACCGGATTTGGCAGATTCATGTTTGTATGCGTAGGTGTAGATAGACATTTCTCGAGACTTCTGTCGAGGTTGGTTTGCAGAACTGCAGCCTTGTTTAAAAGCTTGCTGATTTCTATATATACATCCGCGTCCTTGACGTGACTATACTTGACTTCATCATGTAAACAACTTACTATCTTTTTCTGATAGTCTTCTTCCTGGTCAACGCTCTTAAATCGATCTCTGCAGTATGTTATTGCAGAAATCAGTTTTCCTTTCCTAACAGAATCTTCCAATGCTTGCTTAATGCTATAAGTAAGCTCTCCCTTGACAAAAATCTTTCTCTTACTCCAAACATAATCTATAAGATCTTGGACTAACTCACTCCATAAGGGAAATCCAAGAGTTTTGGGAATACCTGCTCCAATAAAAATGCAACATTCCTTTTTAACCAAATCCGCTATTCCCTGCATCGCTTCCATTTCAGTCATGTTCAGCTTAATCCCCGTAGTGCATTGTTTATTCTCTCCAGCGCAGCATCAAGATTGAAATTTTTGCGCTCGGCTGGAGTCAGCACTTCAAAAAGCTCCTCCTTAATACGTTCCTTCATATCCTTAATCTCTTTATTACCCCTCCCAAGATTGACCCTGTATCGGGCAAGGTCGGTATCTGCACCATCTTCTTCGAGCTTTTTCTGAAACAGTTTTAAAACTTCCGGCTCCGCAACCCTGAAACCGTTTCTGAGAACATAGTCAATATCATAAAAGTCACGAGGCGCGATAGTTTCCCGTGTAGCCGCTGCCCGAAGTTTTTCAGCAACAATCTCTTTAAGCGCCAGGCAGGATACCTCTCCGCCGTTAAAAAGCGGCTGGCCGGTAAAGGGGTGTAGGAACTTATGCTGAACCTTGTTTATTTCCGGCTCACAGATCGGGTTAAACCTAAGCCCGATCTCCACTTTGATCTTTGATTCCACTGGCAATACGATAGATTGATAAATAAAACAATAAACATACTGTCTTGATTCATTACGTCCGGGTTTTTCTGTATCATCAATTCTCATATCAAGATGCTCAGCAAATGCTTCGATAT
Coding sequences within:
- a CDS encoding SIR2 family protein, whose protein sequence is MTEMEAMQGIADLVKKECCIFIGAGIPKTLGFPLWSELVQDLIDYVWSKRKIFVKGELTYSIKQALEDSVRKGKLISAITYCRDRFKSVDQEEDYQKKIVSCLHDEVKYSHVKDADVYIEISKLLNKAAVLQTNLDRSLEKCLSTPTHTNMNLPNPVSVPCLIYLHGIVTDPQSWIITRDEYDNYYQRNPRFVDFIQEVFQRFDVLFIGYSLSDKEILDQIAKVKGSGRQYIFVMEESERNKADNDVVENDLKHYGITVVRYSIENEGFDEFLHFLKKINSLIEPPARVALPGQDGSTLDG
- a CDS encoding nucleotidyl transferase AbiEii/AbiGii toxin family protein; this translates as MLHKNRDDFVRTLKQVAMQTGFLLPLVEKDYYLTLMLSRLHELSPDLVFKGGTCLNKVYFSYYRLSEDLDFSMRLPEYTVTRGTRKKCIQAVKENIEAFAEHLDMRIDDTEKPGRNESRQYVYCFIYQSIVLPVESKIKVEIGLRFNPICEPEINKVQHKFLHPFTGQPLFNGGEVSCLALKEIVAEKLRAAATRETIAPRDFYDIDYVLRNGFRVAEPEVLKLFQKKLEEDGADTDLARYRVNLGRGNKEIKDMKERIKEELFEVLTPAERKNFNLDAALERINNALRGLS